In Mastigocladopsis repens PCC 10914, a single window of DNA contains:
- a CDS encoding ATP-dependent Clp protease proteolytic subunit, with protein sequence MPIGIPRVPFRFPGDPYTQWINIYERLALERIIFLSGEVTDGMANAIIARLLYMDSEDPSKDISIYINSPGGSVTAGLAIYDTMRHIKANVVTICVGMAASMGSFLLAAGTKGKRLALPNTRILIHQPLGGAQGQATDIEIEAREILRMRQQLNGMLAACTGQPIEKIQKDTDRDFWMSAQEAKEYGLIDRVIEER encoded by the coding sequence ATGCCGATTGGTATTCCTAGAGTCCCTTTTCGTTTCCCTGGAGACCCTTACACCCAGTGGATTAATATTTACGAACGCCTTGCTTTAGAACGCATTATTTTCCTGAGTGGAGAAGTGACCGACGGCATGGCTAATGCTATCATTGCCAGACTGCTGTACATGGATTCTGAAGACCCAAGCAAGGATATCAGTATCTACATCAACTCCCCAGGTGGTTCGGTGACAGCAGGTCTTGCCATTTATGACACAATGCGGCACATTAAAGCCAATGTGGTCACAATCTGTGTAGGTATGGCAGCCTCAATGGGTTCGTTCCTGCTGGCAGCTGGCACCAAAGGCAAACGTCTGGCATTGCCCAATACCCGAATTCTCATTCACCAACCTCTTGGTGGCGCTCAAGGTCAAGCTACTGATATTGAGATTGAAGCTAGGGAGATTCTTCGGATGCGGCAGCAACTTAATGGAATGCTAGCTGCTTGCACAGGTCAACCTATAGAAAAAATTCAAAAAGACACAGACCGTGATTTCTGGATGTCTGCTCAAGAGGCAAAAGAATACGGTTTGATTGACCGTGTCATTGAAGAACGTTAG
- a CDS encoding ATP-dependent Clp protease proteolytic subunit, with protein sequence MENSIIKAVQAPYYGDNFYRTPPPDLPSLLLKERIIYLGLPLVSPDEYKQQLGVDVTELIIAQLLYLQYEDPDKPISIYINSTGTSWYTGDAIGSETEAFAICDTLNYIKPPVHTICLGYAMGTAAMILSSGTKGCRASLPNASIVLHQAKRGTGYAQATDIQIQAQEVLTNKQMILNILSRNTGQPVERITKDLDRKFYMTPEQAKEYGLIDRVLESTKDLPQALAAVPR encoded by the coding sequence ATGGAAAATTCCATCATCAAGGCTGTGCAAGCGCCTTACTACGGCGACAACTTCTACCGAACACCGCCTCCAGATTTACCTTCTCTATTGTTAAAAGAACGTATTATATACCTGGGACTGCCCTTAGTTTCACCAGATGAGTATAAACAGCAACTGGGAGTAGACGTAACAGAACTGATTATTGCTCAACTTCTGTACCTGCAATACGAAGACCCAGACAAGCCCATTTCTATCTACATCAACTCCACAGGCACATCTTGGTATACTGGAGATGCCATAGGCTCTGAAACAGAAGCTTTTGCCATCTGTGACACGCTTAATTACATCAAGCCGCCAGTCCATACTATCTGTCTTGGTTACGCTATGGGTACAGCGGCAATGATTCTCTCTTCTGGAACCAAGGGATGCCGAGCCAGTTTACCGAATGCGTCGATTGTTCTGCATCAGGCAAAACGTGGAACTGGTTACGCTCAAGCGACAGACATTCAAATTCAGGCACAAGAGGTGCTGACAAACAAGCAAATGATCCTGAATATTCTCTCCCGGAATACAGGACAGCCCGTGGAGAGAATCACCAAAGATTTAGATCGGAAGTTCTACATGACACCCGAACAAGCCAAAGAATACGGCTTGATTGACCGTGTTTTAGAAAGTACCAAAGACCTTCCTCAAGCATTAGCTGCTGTTCCTCGTTAA
- a CDS encoding PIN/TRAM domain-containing protein — MLDAIIIFSFVLAAAGTGYYSTDLLPSGALARVSNLEALRMIVAAFAAIFGGAVGLSFQTGYRRLEAQVRELPLEVILTRAIGLVIGLLIANLMLAPLFLLPIPADFSFIKPLVAVVGSIILSYTGMNLADAHGRGLLRLINPNTVETMVVEGTLKPASTKVLDTSCIIDGRIETLLETGFLEGQLIVPQFVLQELQQVADASKDQKRVRGRRGLEILNRIKVAYPDRILINPVDYEDIPTVDAKLVRFAQEINATLLTNDYNLSKVASVQKVPVLNVNDLVNAVRPTYLPGDNIDLKILKEGKEPSQGIGYLDDGTMVVVEEGSHYVGGELRVVVTSALQTSAGRMIFAKPQASAFA, encoded by the coding sequence ATGCTAGATGCCATTATTATTTTCTCATTCGTCTTGGCAGCAGCGGGAACAGGTTACTACAGCACCGATCTGTTACCTAGTGGGGCACTAGCTAGAGTTTCTAATCTGGAAGCTTTACGCATGATTGTCGCTGCTTTTGCCGCCATATTTGGAGGTGCAGTTGGATTGAGTTTCCAAACAGGATACCGTCGTTTGGAAGCTCAAGTTCGCGAACTGCCACTCGAAGTTATTTTAACTCGAGCTATTGGATTAGTCATTGGACTATTAATAGCCAACTTAATGCTTGCCCCGTTATTCTTGCTACCAATTCCAGCAGATTTTAGCTTTATTAAACCATTGGTAGCAGTTGTGGGTAGTATTATTCTGTCATACACAGGTATGAATTTAGCAGATGCCCACGGACGTGGATTATTGCGGCTGATTAATCCCAACACCGTGGAAACAATGGTTGTGGAAGGGACTCTCAAACCCGCCAGTACCAAAGTTTTAGACACCAGTTGCATTATCGATGGTCGTATTGAAACACTGCTAGAAACTGGGTTTCTGGAAGGGCAGCTTATCGTGCCACAGTTTGTCTTGCAAGAATTGCAACAAGTAGCCGATGCTAGCAAAGACCAAAAGCGGGTACGCGGAAGGCGTGGACTGGAGATTCTCAACCGGATCAAAGTAGCTTACCCTGATCGCATCCTGATCAACCCAGTTGATTATGAGGATATTCCCACAGTTGATGCTAAATTAGTGCGTTTCGCTCAAGAAATCAACGCTACATTGCTAACCAATGACTACAACTTATCGAAAGTTGCTAGCGTTCAGAAAGTGCCTGTATTGAATGTCAATGATTTGGTGAACGCAGTTCGCCCCACCTATCTACCTGGTGATAACATTGACCTAAAAATTCTAAAAGAAGGCAAAGAACCTAGTCAAGGTATTGGCTATCTAGATGATGGCACAATGGTCGTCGTTGAGGAAGGCAGCCATTATGTGGGAGGTGAACTCCGGGTGGTCGTCACTAGTGCTTTGCAAACTTCCGCAGGAAGGATGATTTTTGCCAAACCTCAAGCTTCAGCTTTTGCATGA
- the gloA2 gene encoding SMU1112c/YaeR family gloxylase I-like metalloprotein, whose translation MKTTGIHHVAIICSDYERSKKFYVEVLGFSIINESYRAQRNSYKLDLRVGDNHQIELFSFSSPPERVSNPEACGLRHLAFEVDDIEQTVNYLQSKGVEVENIRIDEMTGKRFTFFKDPDNLPLEIYEI comes from the coding sequence ATGAAAACGACTGGAATTCATCATGTCGCTATTATTTGTTCTGATTACGAACGCTCGAAAAAGTTTTATGTAGAGGTTTTGGGTTTTTCTATTATTAATGAGTCGTACCGTGCTCAGAGAAATTCTTATAAGTTGGACTTACGTGTGGGAGATAATCATCAAATTGAGTTATTTTCTTTTTCTAGTCCTCCTGAAAGAGTCAGCAATCCTGAGGCTTGTGGTTTAAGGCATTTAGCTTTTGAAGTTGATGATATTGAGCAAACGGTTAATTATTTACAATCAAAAGGGGTAGAGGTGGAAAATATTAGGATTGATGAAATGACTGGTAAACGATTTACTTTTTTTAAAGACCCAGATAATTTACCATTAGAAATTTATGAGATTTAG
- a CDS encoding vWA domain-containing protein — MKVSLQPALNDGNLDANQFNSQRQLAISISALAEIMDRNIPLNLCLILDHSGSMSGRPLETVKKAANRLVDRLNPGDRLSIVVFDHRAKVLVPNQIIENPERIKQQINRLSADGGTAIDEGLRLGIEELAKGKKETISQVFLLTDGENEHGDNNRCLKFAQLATGYNLTLNTLGFGDNWNQDVLEKIADAGGGTLSYIQQPEQAVDEFSRLFNRIQTVGLTNAYLLFSLMPNVRLAELKPIAQVAPDTIELPVQPEADGRFAVRLGDLMKDVERVILANLYLGQLPEGRQTIARLQVRYDDPAQNKTGLLSETIPVEANVIRIYQPSVDNQVQQHILALAKYRQTQLAEAKLQQGDRAGAATMLQTAAKTALQMGDKSAATVLQTSATRLQAGEELSESDRKKTRIVSKTVLQDS, encoded by the coding sequence ATGAAGGTAAGCTTGCAGCCTGCTCTTAATGATGGCAACTTAGATGCCAATCAATTTAACAGTCAACGTCAGTTGGCAATTTCTATTTCTGCGCTTGCAGAAATTATGGATCGCAACATCCCACTGAATTTATGCCTCATTCTCGACCATAGTGGTTCAATGAGTGGGCGACCTTTAGAAACTGTCAAAAAAGCGGCGAACCGTCTTGTTGATAGACTCAACCCTGGGGATCGCCTGAGTATTGTTGTTTTTGACCACCGCGCCAAGGTTTTAGTCCCTAATCAAATTATTGAAAATCCTGAGCGAATTAAACAGCAAATTAACCGCCTTTCTGCTGATGGTGGAACGGCTATTGATGAAGGTTTGCGCTTAGGTATTGAGGAACTGGCGAAGGGAAAAAAAGAAACAATTTCTCAAGTTTTTCTCTTAACTGATGGTGAAAATGAACACGGTGACAATAACCGCTGTTTGAAATTTGCCCAATTGGCTACTGGCTATAATTTGACTTTAAACACTTTGGGATTTGGTGACAATTGGAACCAAGATGTTCTGGAAAAAATCGCTGATGCTGGTGGTGGTACTTTGTCTTACATTCAGCAACCAGAACAAGCAGTGGATGAGTTTAGTCGCCTTTTCAACCGTATTCAAACAGTAGGATTGACGAATGCTTATCTGCTATTTTCCCTCATGCCCAATGTGCGGCTGGCAGAACTAAAACCCATTGCCCAAGTTGCCCCAGATACAATTGAATTGCCAGTGCAACCAGAAGCTGATGGACGTTTCGCTGTACGCTTGGGCGACTTGATGAAGGATGTGGAACGGGTGATTTTGGCAAATCTCTACCTGGGACAGTTGCCAGAAGGTAGACAGACTATCGCTAGGTTGCAAGTCCGCTACGACGATCCAGCACAAAATAAGACAGGGTTACTTTCAGAAACTATCCCAGTTGAGGCAAATGTCATCCGGATCTACCAACCTTCTGTTGATAACCAAGTACAGCAGCATATTTTGGCATTAGCCAAATATCGGCAAACTCAGCTAGCAGAGGCAAAATTGCAACAGGGCGATCGCGCTGGTGCGGCAACAATGCTGCAAACTGCTGCCAAAACTGCCCTGCAAATGGGAGATAAAAGTGCAGCAACGGTATTGCAAACTTCTGCAACCCGCCTCCAAGCTGGTGAAGAGTTATCCGAAAGCGATCGCAAGAAAACCAGAATTGTGTCTAAGACTGTTTTGCAGGATTCTTAG
- the hemW gene encoding radical SAM family heme chaperone HemW: MIQKVSTSGIPSSAYIHIPFCRRRCFYCDFPVSVVGERLRGETSGTISQYVDVLCQEIAITPTLGQPLLTIFFGGGTPSLLSTEQLQRILKALDKRFGVSPGVEISMEIDPGTFDLVHLQGYRSAGVNRISLGVQAFQEDLLQLCGRSHSVSDIFAAVDLIRQVRIPDSSIDLISGLPHQTLDRWQESLEKAVAIAPTHISIYDLTIEPGTAFGRYYKPGDQPLPTDETTVKMYRMAQQILTSAGYEHYEISNYAQPGHQCRHNRVYWENRPYYGLGMGAASYVEGKRFNRPRKTKEYYQWVQDGGVIDCEVTSPDEVLLETLMLGLRLAEGVSLAMLAEQFGEEKVEEIHKCLQPYYEKGWVEVVGGRLRLTDPDGFLFSNVVLAGLFKELGE; encoded by the coding sequence ATGATTCAAAAAGTTTCTACTTCCGGCATTCCAAGTTCTGCTTATATTCATATTCCCTTTTGTAGAAGGCGATGTTTTTACTGTGACTTTCCTGTATCTGTTGTGGGGGAACGCTTGCGGGGTGAAACATCTGGCACTATCTCCCAATATGTTGATGTGTTATGTCAAGAAATTGCCATCACACCAACCCTCGGACAACCCTTGCTCACTATTTTCTTTGGCGGCGGTACTCCTTCGCTTCTCTCTACAGAACAGTTACAGCGGATATTAAAAGCGCTTGACAAACGGTTTGGTGTATCACCTGGGGTGGAAATTTCAATGGAAATAGACCCAGGAACGTTTGATTTGGTACATCTACAAGGTTACCGCAGTGCAGGTGTCAATCGGATAAGTTTAGGTGTACAAGCGTTTCAAGAAGACTTATTGCAACTTTGTGGGCGATCGCACTCAGTCTCTGATATCTTCGCAGCTGTAGACTTGATTCGGCAGGTGAGGATTCCCGACTCCAGCATAGACTTAATTTCAGGATTACCGCATCAAACTTTGGATAGGTGGCAGGAGTCTTTGGAAAAAGCGGTTGCTATAGCACCCACGCACATATCGATTTACGACCTCACTATTGAGCCTGGAACTGCTTTTGGTCGTTACTATAAACCTGGGGATCAACCATTACCCACAGATGAAACCACAGTCAAAATGTATCGGATGGCACAGCAAATTTTGACGAGTGCAGGTTACGAGCATTATGAAATTTCCAATTATGCACAGCCGGGACATCAATGTCGCCATAATCGGGTTTATTGGGAAAATCGCCCGTATTATGGCTTGGGTATGGGCGCAGCGAGTTATGTAGAGGGGAAGCGGTTCAACCGTCCGCGTAAAACGAAGGAGTACTATCAGTGGGTGCAAGATGGTGGTGTGATTGATTGCGAAGTGACATCACCAGATGAAGTTTTGTTAGAAACCTTAATGTTGGGGCTGCGTTTGGCAGAAGGTGTGAGTTTGGCGATGTTGGCGGAACAATTTGGCGAGGAAAAGGTAGAGGAGATTCACAAGTGTTTGCAACCGTACTATGAGAAAGGCTGGGTGGAAGTTGTGGGAGGAAGGTTGCGGTTAACTGATCCCGATGGTTTTTTGTTTTCTAATGTGGTGTTGGCGGGGTTGTTTAAGGAGTTGGGGGAATGA